A stretch of Arachis hypogaea cultivar Tifrunner chromosome 15, arahy.Tifrunner.gnm2.J5K5, whole genome shotgun sequence DNA encodes these proteins:
- the LOC112751383 gene encoding signal peptidase complex subunit 3B — protein MTIYYFICNDHKAAKDSVHHSRRLKLLLHRPQLTAPGAPPLAIHHARSSTIRVSPRLEVCHPRFTAPQAPWSSSPNMHSFGYRANALFTFAITILALVCAMASLSDSLNSPSPSAHVQVLNINWFQKQPNGNDEVSMTMNISADLQSLFTWNTKQVFVFLAAEYETPKNSLNQISLWDGIIPSKEHAKFWIHTSNKYRFIDQGRNLRGKEFNLTMHWHVMPKTGKMFADKIVMPGYRLPEEYR, from the exons AtgactatttattattttatctgtAATGATCATAAAGCAGCAAAAGACAGCGTCCACCATTCACGGCGCCTCAAGCTCCTGCTCCACCGTCCACAATTAACTGCGCCTGGAGCTCCGCCGCTCGCCATTCACCACGCCCGGAGTTCCACCATCCGCGTTTCACCGCGCCTCGAGGTCTGCCATCCACGATTCACCGCGCCTCAAGCTCCGTGGTCCTCTAGTCCGAATATGCATTCCTTCGGTTACAGAGCGAACGCTCTGTTCACGTTCGCCATTACCATTCTTGCCCTTGTGTGCGCTATGGCTTCCCTCTCCGACAGCCTCAACTCCCCCTCTCCCTCTGCCCATGTCCAGGTCTTGAACATTAACTGGTTTCAGAAACAGCCCAACGGAAACGAtgag GTCAGCATGACAATGAATATATCAGCAGATTTACAATCTCTTTTCACATGGAACACAAAACAG GTTTTTGTCTTTTTAGCTGCCGAGTATGAAACTCCAAAGAATTCTTTAAATCAG ATATCGCTATGGGATGGTATCATTCCCTCTAAAGAGCATGCAAAGTTTTGGATTCATACTTCAAACAAGTATCGCTTCATCGACCAG GGAAGGAATTTGCGTGGTAAAGAATTTAACTTGACTATGCACTGGCATGTTATGCCAAAGACGGGCAAAATGTTTGCAGATAAAATAGTCATGCCGGGTTACCGTTTGCCAGAGGAATATAGATGA